From a region of the Leptospira montravelensis genome:
- a CDS encoding thioredoxin family protein codes for MAEDFFRTVFMERKFHILFTLLFFGSSFLSVSHCSKQSDIILSQYEESLAIAKNSNRKLIVVFGADWCPDCRALEGIFREPEPKALLTQNFLILKVDVGRFDKNLSLNEKLGNPIENGIPALVVIDPTGKILTSTKGGEFSNASKMTKEQVLEYLYRL; via the coding sequence TTGGCGGAAGATTTCTTCCGCACCGTTTTTATGGAACGCAAGTTTCACATTCTTTTCACTCTCCTTTTTTTCGGATCTTCCTTCCTTAGCGTTTCCCATTGTTCCAAACAAAGTGACATAATACTTTCTCAATACGAAGAAAGTCTGGCGATTGCCAAAAACTCAAACCGAAAACTCATCGTGGTTTTTGGTGCTGACTGGTGTCCCGATTGCCGAGCGTTGGAGGGAATTTTTCGGGAACCAGAACCGAAGGCCCTACTCACACAGAATTTTTTAATCTTAAAAGTGGATGTGGGCCGCTTTGACAAAAACCTAAGTCTAAATGAAAAACTAGGGAACCCGATTGAAAATGGAATCCCCGCTCTCGTTGTCATTGACCCAACTGGAAAAATTCTTACCTCTACAAAAGGAGGAGAATTCTCTAACGCCAGTAAGATGACAAAAGAACAAGTTTTAGAATATTTATATCGCCTTTAG